GTAGCCGATGTAAGTTGTACGACCTGCAAACACCCAGCGAGCAGGGCCCTTATGCCCTTCGGTATGGAGTTGCGCTGCAAATGTACTGATTTTGACGCTCGACTTGCTAAACCATTCTTCGACAGAATCCTGACCGCCCGCGCGACCATCCATTTTGAGCACAGAGCTTAAGCGGTTACCGTACTGCGCCGGGAATCCGCTCTTATAGAACTGCACATCGTCAATGCCTTCGACGAGGAACGTGCTGAAAAGCCCAAAGAAATGCACCGGAGAATAGACGACCGCGTTATCGAACAAGAAGAGGTTCTGGTCAGCAGCGCCACCACGCACATAAATCTTGGAACTGAAATCGGAACTTGCAACAACACCCGGGAGCGCCTGAATGCTCTTAATCACGTCAGCTTCGGCAAGGCCCGGCATGCGCTTGATGGATTTTGCGCTCACCACGGATTCGCCTGGTTTACGCTTAGGACGGCGACGCAACTGCACCACGACTTTTTTGAGTTCCGTAATTTTGGAATTCGTATTTCCCGCAGCCAGGAGCGCATCGACGTCGACACTTTTCGCGCTGTCCCGTGCAGATTCTACATCGGGGCGTTGCGGGGTGTCCCCGCTAGAAGGGGTAGCGGGAGCCGCCTGCGCGGCGGACGCGAGGGGAGAGCCCTCCCCACCATTGTTTTCACTTGAGACAACGCTTTCTGGACCAAGCGTCATGCTGAAGGTACTATCGCTACCGAGATAAAGCAACTCATAGCATTTTTCCTTTTCGGCACCCGCCGTATCGGAATTCGTGACGCACACATTCCAAAGCGTATCTTCCGGCAAAACAACGCTAAAAGGCGTCCCCACGGTCGTCTGCAGAGCCTCGCCCGTTTCAAGAATTTCGACATTCAGCTTTTCGTGAGCTTCAAAAGACGCGTCTTGAACAATTCCATTAAAGACAATGCTATCGCGAGCCGCTGCAAATGCGACCGCAATTAAAATAGAAACAACAATTCTCAGCATAAATTTCATTACGTTCTCAATTCCTTACCCCTATGAAACACCTTAAGGTACAAAAAGTGTTACCACATAATTCAAAAATTTACCTTTTTTAGGTTGTTGAACATTTAATCGCAATCAAACATTTCACTCAAAGACATCAATAAAAAAGAGAATCCAGTAAAAATCATGCACTGGATTCCCGAATTTGTATTATATAGACCTTAATGGCGCTAAGCAAACTTTTGTACTTCTTAGAATCTACCGAAGGTAAGCCCAGCGTAGAATCCTGGCCACCAGCGGCCTTTATGGCTCTTGTAGCTCACGTCATCGTGGTAATCGCCCAGCGGCTTGAGGAAAAGCTTGTTCAAATAGCCTTCACTCGTCAAGTTCAGCGTACCGCCCACCGAGAGACCAAAGCCCGGAACAACCTGATAAACATAGCCTACGCGACCGCGATGGTGGTATCCAAACTTACAATCGCCTTCATCCACGCCAAATTTATCGTAAACGTTGAAGAAGGTGTATTCCAATTCCCAATGGCTACCGTACTTTCCGAACTGGGTGCCAACACCCACACCGTGTTCATAGAACTTTTCGAATTCCTTAAAGATGTGGCCTTTCTTGAAGAATGCCGCCCATTCAATGTTGGTATAGAAATAAGCCGTACCCAAATGAAGGGATCCACCGAGCGCCCCCATTTCGTTGATGTAGGGAGTCGCACTCCACACGCCGTTTCCGACAATGTTAATGATGCCGATCGGGGACTTTTCGCAATGCGCACAGATATTGACAATACCCCACTGGCGGCCCTTTTCATTCGTAGCATAGTTGACAACGCCTACCTGCAAAAGTTCGTTGACATGAGTCGCGTTCACACCAGCAGCCACCTGAACACTAGATTTAGTCGCATAGTTGACACCTGCAACCACCTGCGTTTTTGTTGTTTGAGCAACATTCACGCCAGCCGTCACTTGCAAATCCGTAGTTTTCGCATAGTTGACACCCGCAGAGACCTGCAAACCATCAAGCGTGTCAACCGCCACGTTCACGATACCAATCTGCGCCCCCGAAGACTTTTCCTTCGCAACGTTCACAGCCGAGCTCACTTGCGCACCATCAAACGAGCCTGCATAGTTTGCCACAGAGGAAAGTTGAGCGCCTTCAAAATGATCCTTAGCCAAATTCACAATCGTCGTTGCCTGCAAGCCATGCATTTCTTTTTGGGCAATGTTAGCAATCAAGCTCACTTGCGTACCCAACATGTAATCCTTCGTACGAGCGACGAACAAGCCCAACTGCAAGCCCTTACGCGGATCGCTATCCGTATTCACGAAGTTAAACGTCGTACGGAACTTACCGTTATGATCCAGGGAATCAAGCGAGCAAGCAATCGTATCGCCGCCTGGACAACTTCTATTGCCGCCAATTTCGCCACGGAACACCGTCTGTTCGGCCATAACACTCTTGAAATTGCCAATGGAAAGCTTTTCGCGTTTGCCGTTCGAAAGCACAACCGTAGCTCCCATGTAATCCATATTCTGCTGCAGGTTCACCGTGTAATTCCCTGCAGGGAGCCCAAGGCTCATAGCATGTCCTTGTTTTTTGTTGAGTTCAGCCACGAGTTCACCAGCATTATCGCGAATGTACAGGCGTCCATATACACTTTCATCCAAGTCAAGCCCGGCACTTGTTGCACGCAAATCGGTCATCACCACGTCACCCGTACCGGCAAGATTCATGTCGCGGCTCGGATGCTGTGCGCCGCCCAGCGTTGTTTCCGTTTTCTGGAGCGTTTCGTTAAATGCAAACTGGTATGCTTCAGACAAAGTTACCTTGCCATCGCTACTCAAGTCACCAGCACCACGGAGCCCACTCACGAGGGAATGTGTAAAGAACGATCCCTTGAGTTTATCGCTTTCCTGGCTTGATTCATCTTGCGTGCTGCTTGTAATGAATGCATAACCCTTCATGTCACTGCTCTGGTCCACCATGAACGCAGGCACCGCCTTACCGCCCTTCACGCGGGTAATCGCGCCAGAACCACAAGCATCAATCACTGCAATTTTCACATCCGCCGAGAGTGCGTCAATGCGATTACGCAAATCCTTCCAAGCATAAGTTTCTTCGCCCAAGCGGAGGCCCTTTTCATCGGCATGGCCGCTGTAATAAACAAGCACTTCGTCGCGGCCGTTAGACGCCTTGTCTTGCAAAATCTTTGCATCCAGTTTAGAAAGTTCCTTCTGCAAAGCATTAACAGACGGTTCCTTCACAAGAATCACATTCTGCGGCAACACGCCACCCATTTCCTTGAGCACTTTTGCAAAAGAGCGAGCATCACTTTCTGCATAACGCAACATCGGGCGACCCTTACCACCATTATTTGCACTCACCGCAACCACATAACGGTTAATACGC
This is a stretch of genomic DNA from Fibrobacter succinogenes. It encodes these proteins:
- a CDS encoding caspase family protein, yielding MFMISNKTFGVLSGLSFALFFVLLLLASNANAATESGRINRYVVAVSANNGGKGRPMLRYAESDARSFAKVLKEMGGVLPQNVILVKEPSVNALQKELSKLDAKILQDKASNGRDEVLVYYSGHADEKGLRLGEETYAWKDLRNRIDALSADVKIAVIDACGSGAITRVKGGKAVPAFMVDQSSDMKGYAFITSSTQDESSQESDKLKGSFFTHSLVSGLRGAGDLSSDGKVTLSEAYQFAFNETLQKTETTLGGAQHPSRDMNLAGTGDVVMTDLRATSAGLDLDESVYGRLYIRDNAGELVAELNKKQGHAMSLGLPAGNYTVNLQQNMDYMGATVVLSNGKREKLSIGNFKSVMAEQTVFRGEIGGNRSCPGGDTIACSLDSLDHNGKFRTTFNFVNTDSDPRKGLQLGLFVARTKDYMLGTQVSLIANIAQKEMHGLQATTIVNLAKDHFEGAQLSSVANYAGSFDGAQVSSAVNVAKEKSSGAQIGIVNVAVDTLDGLQVSAGVNYAKTTDLQVTAGVNVAQTTKTQVVAGVNYATKSSVQVAAGVNATHVNELLQVGVVNYATNEKGRQWGIVNICAHCEKSPIGIINIVGNGVWSATPYINEMGALGGSLHLGTAYFYTNIEWAAFFKKGHIFKEFEKFYEHGVGVGTQFGKYGSHWELEYTFFNVYDKFGVDEGDCKFGYHHRGRVGYVYQVVPGFGLSVGGTLNLTSEGYLNKLFLKPLGDYHDDVSYKSHKGRWWPGFYAGLTFGRF